Below is a genomic region from Telmatobacter sp. DSM 110680.
ATTGACATGCCATCCTGAACAGGAGTAGTGCATGCTGGCAGCAGCCTGTCCGTCCCTGCAAGCTCCACCATGCATACACGGCACGCACCCGTGGCGCTCAAGCCCTTGAGATAGCAAAGCGTCGGGATATTCTTTCCATGTTCGCGAGCAGCCTCAAGAAGCATTTGACCTTCGGGAACTGTTATCAACTCGCCATCGATTCTCAAAGAGACGGTCGTCAAGGATTCTCCTTCTATAGCTCACTTCTCCGCAACGACGGCACGCAAATCGCAACGAAGACAGCGGCGGCTTTCCTCAAGTGCTTCTGCGGAACTTAGCGTGCACACTACTTCGTCCTGCGTTCGCTCGCGAACCGCGACCGGTACATTTACCCCCACGTGGCGCTTGCTCAGGCTGGGGTCGCCGGGGGTACTGCGTCCATATTCAAGCTGAGGGAAGATTTGTTCCCAGCGCGAGCCGCCCATCAAGCGCTCATCGATCTTGCGCGCCGCTTGCTTACCACCGCTCATGGCGTTCGATACATTGGAAGCACCCGTAATCACATCTCCCCCGGCGTAGAAGCTGGCTCGGCTCGTTTCCAGCGTGAATCGGTCTACTTTGATCGTTCCTTGTTCCTTCAGTTCCAATCCCGAGGCGCGGCAGAAATCAAGGTCAAAAGTTTCGCCGACGGCAAGGATCACGGATTCGCACTCAAAGCGTTTTACTTCATCTGTAGGGATCGGGCGGCGGCGTCCCGAGTTGTCATAGGCGCCTAGCCGGGTCTTCACAATTTCAATCGCTTTCACGTGACCCTTTGCGTCGCCGAGAATGCGGTGGGGTGCCGCGAGAAACACTAGCCGCACGCCTTCCTCCTCGGCTGCATGGATCTCTTCATCGATTGCAGGCATATCCCTGCGTTCACGTCGGTAGAGAATCGTAACCTCGGCGCCTGCTCGCTTGGCAGTTCGAGCTGAATCAATCGCCGCATTGCCACCGCCGATGATAACTACGCGCGCACCAAGGGGAACGGACTCGTTCTTCGCCATCGATTCAAGGAATGGCAGCGCGGGATAGACCCCCGTCAACTCCGTGCCGGGCAGATAGAGCCACGACTCTTTCCACGTACCAATAGATAGGAATGTCGCGTCAAATTGGCTCGCCAGATCGTTCAGCGAAAGTTTGGCTCCAACTTTCGTGTCGAAGATCATTTTCACGCCGACACGCTCGATCAATTCGAGTTCACGATGAAGCACCAATTTTGGCAGACGATATTCCGGGATTGCGAACCGAAGCATCCCCCCTGCCTCGCTACGCTCTTCGAAGATCGTTACTTCATGTCCCAGCATGGATAGGTAGAAAGCTGCCGTCAGACCAGTTGGCCCCGCACCTGCAACTGCAATCTTGCGCCCCGTAGACGTCAGCTTGTGTGTCAAGATGCGCTTCACCATCGGCTCGAACAATTCCGACGAATACACTGAGTCTGCAATGTAGCGATGCACCTCACGCATGTTTACAACTTCGTCAAATGACTGCCGCCGGCATCGGTTATCGCATGGATGCTGGCAAACGCGACCCGTAGAAGCCGGAAGCGGGTTGTCCATCACCACGGATTCGAATGCGTCCTCAAGGCGGCCTTCCTGGAAGAGTTCAAGAAAGCGCGGGATGTTCATTCGAAGAGGACAGCTGTTTTCGCATGGAGACACTGCAAGTTCCTGGCAGACTCCAGCCCTGCATCGTCTTCCCAGGATATGGTCCTGATATTCGTCGCGAAAATGCCTCAGAGTCGTCAAGACTGGGTTCGGAGCCGACTGCCCCAGGCCACAAAGAGAACAAGCACGAATCATCCGTGCCAACTCATCCAAAGTCTCCAGATGTTCCCTGGAGCCTCTGCCTTCTGTGATTGCGTTTAGGATCCGCAGTGCCTTGTCGAGCCCTACTCTGCACGGCACGCACTTCCCGCATGATTCGGAGTGTGTGAATTCGATGAAGTAGCGTGCGACATCCACCATGCAGTTGTCTTCATCCATAACCACCATGCCACCCGAACCCATGATTGAACCGATTTGCGCAAGGCTCTCGTAATCGACCGGTGTGTCGAACATTTCAGCAGGTATGCATCCCCCCGACGGACCTCCTGTCTGGACTGCGAGTACGCGACGCCCGTTGGCGGCGCCCTCACCGATGTCGTAGATGAACGTTCTTAAGGGTGTACCAAGCGGCATTTCTACGAGTCCGGTGTTCTGCACTTTTCCCACGAGAGAGAAGACTTTCGTCCCCGGACTTTTCTGACTGCCCGTTTCGGCGAACCAGCCGGGGCCGCGACTTACGATTGCTGGAATATTGCACCAGGTTTCGACATTGTTGATGTCGGTGGGCATGCCCCACAACCCCTTCTGCGCTGGAAAGGGTGGGCGGGGCCGCGGCCTGCCGGCACAACCTTCCAGCGACGCAATCAAGGCAGTCTCCTCTCCGCAAACAAACGCACCCGCACCCTGCACCAGTTCGATGTTGAAGTCAAATCCGCGATTGAGAATGTTCGTTCCAAGCAGCCCGTATTCGCGCGCCTGCTCAATTGCACGACTCAGACGGCGTACCGCCAGCGGGTATTCCGCACGGATATAAACAATGCCTTTCGTTGCACTCGTGGCGTACGCTCCGACGATCATGCCCTCCAAAACCGAATGAGGATCACTTTCGATTTCGTTGCGATTCATGTACGCGCCCGGATCTCCCTCGTCCGCATTGCAGATGACGTACTTCTCATCGGCCTTCGCCTTGGCAAGGAAGTCCCACTTGTTTCCTGTCAGAAATCCGGCGCCGCCGCGTCCACGCAACCGCGATGCCTTGATAAGCTCAACTATCGATTCCGGGCGCCCATCGATAAGAACCTTGTAAAGCGACTGGTACCCGCCTACTGCGATATATTCCTCAATATCTTCCGGATTGATCAACCCCGCATTCCTCAACACAATCTTCTTCTGACCTTTGAAGAACGGGATCGAATTCCACAAAGGTATCTCGGGATAGCCCTGGCCGAATCTGAACTGCGCGGTGATATGATCCCACTCTTCCAGTTTGCAAAAGATAAGATCGGGAGGCATCACCCTGGACGAAAGGGCTTCGAGAATTCGGGCGGCATCATTGGGCCGTACACGGTTTAAAATTACGAGCGGACCGCCGGGAACGCGAACACCCACAAGCGGCTCCTGGAAGCAGGCGCCGAAACAGCCCACGCCCGCAAGTTGAACATCCAGACCGCTTCGCTCGATGGCATCGTTGAGAGCGTGAAATACCTCTTCGGCTCCGTTACCGCGCCCGCATGTGCCCATTCCCACCGTGATTCGCGGAATGGCGGACATGAGCTTACCAACCCCGGATTCGCGTATAGCGTTAAAGCTCCCGATATCCTCGATGCGCGATTTCATTTTTTCCTCAAACTCAACGCGTTGATCTCACGCTGCAGTGTGCGCTCATTTACGTGACTTAAAATGTGGTGATTGACTTCAACAACGGGCGCCAAAGCACACTGTCCAAAACACGCGACGGTTCTAACTGTGAAGTGCCGGTCCTTTGTCGTCACCGACAACTTGTCTGCGTCGCTGGAATCATCGCTGTTTCCCTGAAACAGGCCTAGGTCGAGACACAACTTGGCAAGCAGATCTCGCGAGCCTCGGGTGTGACACGCGGTGCCTCGGCATACGCAAACCACGTTATCGCCCTGCGGATCGAGATTGAAGAGCGCATAGAATGTGGCGACGCTGTAGACGTTAGCAGGGGGAATTCCAGTTTTGGCGGCAACATGTCGGAGAGTCTCCAGCGACAGAAACTTGTGAGGATTTGCCGCCTGCACATCTTCGAGAATTCCCAATAATGCTCCAGCTCCATCTCCATGTTCAGCGATCGCCTGGTCAATCAGCAGTTTCTCGCTCGCGGTTAATGCCTGAGCAATGACATCCGGCATTCGATCCTCCTCGCCCGAACCAGGCCCCTTGCTTTCTACTCAATTTCCGCCAATACTCGGATGGAGCGAAGAAGGAAGAGCGTGGACAAGGCAGAGCACATTCCAACGGGCACGCGCTACGCGTTCTAAACTCCTGCACCGGAACTCCCGAGAATCGTCCGCCGGAACTCTGATACCACGCACTAACCGTTGGATGTGCCTTCGATCACACAGAGCTGTGATCAAGTTCTGAGCAAAATCTTTCCGTAATGCAGTTTTTGCATTCGAGAACAAGGAGCGACATGTGCGAATTGTCGAGCTAAAAAACGTCGAGGAGTTGAATCAAAGAGAGGCTCCTCTGTGATCAAACTACAGATATCGCTCACAGACCTTTGCGAAGTTCCACGGAGACGAGAGCTTCTGGTCTGTTGTCGGGATGTCCTGCGACTCGGGCATAATTACCCGTCACTGATCCCTTTAGAAAGAATGTGATTGGATGCGTGAGATCAGCGGGTTGTGATGATCCTGCATAAGGACTGACACGAACATTTGCGTAGAGATTAGAACCTTCTTCCTGATAAGAACCGGAATAGGTGTGCGCCGGGTCGCCACCTTCGATTATCCCGTCACGTAACACCGCGACACCGTCCCCATTCAGCTGTCCTGATGTGAAGTGTGCATACCAGATACCTTCCATTTCATTACCCCCTCGCTTGAAGAGTGCGAATCTGGCCAATCAGCATACTCCAAACTCACGCGCACCAGCGTCGAAATAATTCAGCGATATTTTCAGACGTCACGCGGGGACGGGTGACGGCCGGGAGAATCAGCCAGAAATCTGTCGTGATGTTTGTCACAAGCAGTGTTTGCCGCGATGTGCTAACACCATGCCGTGCTCGGCTTGCTGCCGCGGCGCGAAGCAGTAGTTGAAAACCGATCGTGTGATGAGAAATTGAACTGCCCACGCCTCAACGGCAGAATGTCGTAGCTCGGCGCTGCCCAGGATCGCTCGTATTCGCAGTCTCGCGGCGCTAGCCACCGCTGTGACGCGGGAGGTCTTATATCGGGCGCCATCCCATCAACATGGGAGGTGCACATGCCGAAGCTGAATGATCCGGTTTATCTTCTGCTCGCACCGTGCGTACTTCTCTTCGGAGCCTTGTTGCAACTCACGATTGCGCGCATCTGTTCTGCCCGTGTCAAAGGCATTGTGGCTGCTGCGACGTGCCTTCCCGCACTGTTCAGCGTTATCAGCCTTCTTCCTCGCATCCAGTCGGGCGATGCAATCGACATCAACCTATTCTCGTGGGATGGGCCCCTCGTTCTCGCATTTCATATTGATTCTCTCAGCATCCTGTTTGCATTCATGGGAACCTGTCTTGGCGCGATCGTTCTTGTCTATTCGATCGCCTATATGCGCCGGGACCCGGCAGTTACTCGTTTCTATGCAACGATGCTCGTGTTCATCGGTGGTTTTGTTGCGCTCGTATATTGCGCCAATCTCTTCTGCCTTTACCTGTGCTGGGAGGTCATCGGCCTGTGTTCCTTTAGTCTCGTCGGCTTCTGGTACCAGCAGCCTGAGGCGGTGTCGGGTGCGCGCAAAGTTCTGCTGATGACTCACCTGGCAGGCTATGGATTGCTCATTGCCATACTCGTTCTCTATCACCGTACGGGCACAGCCATGTGGACTGACCCCAGAATCGGCCGCAATTTCTCGACGGGAATCTTCCTCCTGATGCTAGCTGCACTACTCGCTAAGTCGGTACAGGTTCCTTTGCACACATGGATCCCCGATGCAATGGCAGCGCCAACGCCGGTGAGTTCACTGCTCCACGCAGCTTGCTATGTGACTGCCGGCGTCTATCTTGCCGCGCGCATGCACAGCTTTGCGACATGGCTGCCTTCATGGAACTTGATACTGGTTTCAATCGCCTCCGTCACCATGATTGTCGGCGTCATGTACGCTCTCGTGCAGAGCGATTTGAAGCGAATGCTGGCCTTTTCCACGGTGAGCCAGATCGGCTACATGTTGCTCGGAATCGCCATCGGTACTCCGCTTGGAATCATGGCGGGGCTTCTGCACTGTCTCAATCACGGATTCTTCAAGGGCGGCTTGTTTCTGAACGCAGGCGCGGTGCAGCATGCGGCGGGAACACGGGACATGAACCTCTTGGGTGGACTGGCATCGCGCATGCCGCGCACCCTGCTCTGCTGGCTGATCGGCGTTGGCAACATGGCTGGCATCCCGCTGATGAGCGGCTTTGTCAGCAAGTGGATGCTGTATGCAGCTGCCATCCAGGCTGGATGGGCGATTCCCGCTGTCATTGCCTGGATCGCTAGCCTTGGAACGGTGTTCATGTGCGCGAAAGCCACAAGCGCCGTATTTCTCGGGCCGCCGTCTGAAGCCGCACAGGATGCGCACGAAGTCTCGCCTGTCATGCAGTGGGCC
It encodes:
- a CDS encoding NADH-ubiquinone oxidoreductase-F iron-sulfur binding region domain-containing protein, encoding MKSRIEDIGSFNAIRESGVGKLMSAIPRITVGMGTCGRGNGAEEVFHALNDAIERSGLDVQLAGVGCFGACFQEPLVGVRVPGGPLVILNRVRPNDAARILEALSSRVMPPDLIFCKLEEWDHITAQFRFGQGYPEIPLWNSIPFFKGQKKIVLRNAGLINPEDIEEYIAVGGYQSLYKVLIDGRPESIVELIKASRLRGRGGAGFLTGNKWDFLAKAKADEKYVICNADEGDPGAYMNRNEIESDPHSVLEGMIVGAYATSATKGIVYIRAEYPLAVRRLSRAIEQAREYGLLGTNILNRGFDFNIELVQGAGAFVCGEETALIASLEGCAGRPRPRPPFPAQKGLWGMPTDINNVETWCNIPAIVSRGPGWFAETGSQKSPGTKVFSLVGKVQNTGLVEMPLGTPLRTFIYDIGEGAANGRRVLAVQTGGPSGGCIPAEMFDTPVDYESLAQIGSIMGSGGMVVMDEDNCMVDVARYFIEFTHSESCGKCVPCRVGLDKALRILNAITEGRGSREHLETLDELARMIRACSLCGLGQSAPNPVLTTLRHFRDEYQDHILGRRCRAGVCQELAVSPCENSCPLRMNIPRFLELFQEGRLEDAFESVVMDNPLPASTGRVCQHPCDNRCRRQSFDEVVNMREVHRYIADSVYSSELFEPMVKRILTHKLTSTGRKIAVAGAGPTGLTAAFYLSMLGHEVTIFEERSEAGGMLRFAIPEYRLPKLVLHRELELIERVGVKMIFDTKVGAKLSLNDLASQFDATFLSIGTWKESWLYLPGTELTGVYPALPFLESMAKNESVPLGARVVIIGGGNAAIDSARTAKRAGAEVTILYRRERRDMPAIDEEIHAAEEEGVRLVFLAAPHRILGDAKGHVKAIEIVKTRLGAYDNSGRRRPIPTDEVKRFECESVILAVGETFDLDFCRASGLELKEQGTIKVDRFTLETSRASFYAGGDVITGASNVSNAMSGGKQAARKIDERLMGGSRWEQIFPQLEYGRSTPGDPSLSKRHVGVNVPVAVRERTQDEVVCTLSSAEALEESRRCLRCDLRAVVAEK
- a CDS encoding GrlR family regulatory protein, translating into MEGIWYAHFTSGQLNGDGVAVLRDGIIEGGDPAHTYSGSYQEEGSNLYANVRVSPYAGSSQPADLTHPITFFLKGSVTGNYARVAGHPDNRPEALVSVELRKGL
- a CDS encoding NAD(P)H-dependent oxidoreductase subunit E, which codes for MPDVIAQALTASEKLLIDQAIAEHGDGAGALLGILEDVQAANPHKFLSLETLRHVAAKTGIPPANVYSVATFYALFNLDPQGDNVVCVCRGTACHTRGSRDLLAKLCLDLGLFQGNSDDSSDADKLSVTTKDRHFTVRTVACFGQCALAPVVEVNHHILSHVNERTLQREINALSLRKK